The following proteins come from a genomic window of Streptococcus oralis:
- a CDS encoding YlbF/YmcA family competence regulator yields MSNIYDSANELSRGLRELPEYKAVKAAKDAIQADAQASKIFADYLAFQQEIQVMAQTGQMPDASFQEKMQSFSKQIQENALLSDFFAKQQQLSIYLSDIEKIVFEPVSELLK; encoded by the coding sequence ATGTCAAACATTTACGATAGTGCAAACGAACTCAGTCGCGGACTACGCGAATTACCAGAGTACAAGGCGGTTAAGGCGGCAAAAGATGCCATCCAAGCTGATGCACAAGCTAGCAAGATTTTTGCAGACTACCTCGCTTTCCAGCAAGAAATCCAAGTCATGGCGCAAACGGGACAAATGCCAGACGCCTCTTTCCAAGAAAAGATGCAGTCTTTCAGTAAGCAAATCCAAGAGAACGCTCTTTTGTCAGATTTTTTTGCCAAACAGCAACAATTGTCTATTTACCTTTCAGACATTGAAAAAATTGTCTTTGAACCTGTTTCAGAATTATTGAAATAG